In the Candidatus Methylomirabilota bacterium genome, GCCGGTCAAGCTCACGCTGAGGGCGACGCCGAGCGCGGCGAGCGCGCCCAGCCTCTGCCATCCGGGCCGCGACGCGCTCGAGAGCGCCAGGAGCGCGAGCAGGGCCGCCGCGCGCCCGATCCACACGGTGCCGAAGTGCGTGCGCGTCAACACGACCGGCATCGCCCGCACCGCCGTACCGAGCCCCCCGCCGCTCATCGTGGTGGCCCGCAGCCACCACTCTCCGACCGTGACGACGAGCAGGAGGACGGTGCACCCGATCCGCAGCGCCCGGAGCCGACGACGGGCAACCGCCATCGGCCGCGCCCCGGCGGGCAAGACGAGCAGGTCCACCACGAAGCCGCCGACCAGGCCGGCCAGCGCGACGAGCCCGCTCCAGCGGATGAGCCACGCCGCGATCAGCACCGATCGGCCTCCGCGCTCATTTGACGCGGAAGCCGAAGGTGCCTTCGGTCCGGTGCCCGTCCCGCGAGACCACGCTCCAGAACACCCGGTACCGGCCGGGGGCCAGCGACGGCAGGCCGACCTCGAGCAGGGTGGCGTCGGTCGCGCTCACCCGCGAGTCGTTCCGGTCCACCCGGCGCTTGTCGGCGTCCTCCACGCGCAGGGTGCTGAAGACCGGCTCGATCGCGCCGTCGAACCAGATGCGGACGGTGGGCGGCGAGGCGTCCACGGTGTGGCCGACGCGCGGCTCCGAATGGTCGGGGAAGGCGTGGCCCGATGCGGTCGCCGCCGTGATCAGGAGCATCACCGCCGCCCACAGCGTCCGCACGGCTACTGCGGCTGGGTCGGGCCCAGCACGCCGTGGAACGGCGTCCACGTGAAGATCTTGGGCGCGATGTCGTCGAGGTAGAAGTGGATCTGCCCGATCACCCCGACGTTCTTGCCGGTCCGGCTGTTCACCGGGATGACCGCCTCGACGCCGAGCTGGCAGTAGCGCCCGAACCAGATCACCCCGGGATTCACGGTTCCCGTCGTGCGACCGGCGTCGCGTCCCTCGACCGGGGTCTGCATCGCGAACTCCACCAGTGGGATGAAGCGATTGATCGGAGCGGGCAGGCCGACGTCGCGCACGAACGACTGGAGATACTGGAGGCTGTACTGCATCGAGAAACCCCACTGCACGACCTTGGGGTTCAGCTCGCGCTCGACCTCGACGTCGCCGTCGTCGTTGACCGAGATCGTCTGGTTGTGGCGCCGGGTCGGGATGTCCAGGCCGAAGGCTCCGGTGAGCGCGAGCGGCTTGAGCCATTCCACCGATTCCGGCAGGTCGCCGAAGCCCTTGCCGAAGAAGAGCTGCGGGGTGACGGTGTCGAAGGACTCCGCACCGATCTTCTTGCTGCCGGTCCCGCCGACGTCCCAGCTCACGCCCGCCGAGAAGAGGGTCTCGTGCGGCGCGCTCTTCCAGAAGACGTACTTGAGCGACACCTCCATGTTGTCGAAGCCCGACACCGAGTCCCCCGGATCGGGATCGAGCAGGGTGTAGGTGCCGCCGAGCGAGAGCCCCAGGTCGGGGCTCAGGCGCTTCGACAGCTCGCCGCTCACGTCCGTCTGCAGGCTCGGCGGTCTCTCCTCCGAGCCGCGGTTCTTGATGTGCAGGACGGTGGGCAGCGAGAGCTCGTCGGCCACGAACGGATCGTCGATCGTGAGCGTGGCCGGGAAGAAGCGCTGCCCGATCAGCCCGTGGGCGGACGCCGGACCGGGTACGGCCATCGTGAGGCCGATCGCCCAGAGCAGGGTGACGCCGAGTCTCGTTCTCATAGGGATCTCCGCGCACGCACAGCGGCAGCGGGCCCGGCCGCGCGGCGCTACGGTCGTGGAGTTCGAGAAGGGACCGACAGCGCGGTCAGGCGGGAGGAGCCCGTCCCGGGCGGGGACGGTAGGTCAGCGAACCCTCGGAGGTCTCGCGTGCCGGGGCCGGGGCGGCAGTCACGTGAGGCGGCGAGGCGTCGGATGCGACCACCGGGATCTCGCCCCAGCCGAGATGCTCGGTGCTCGGAAACACGGGACACGTCGCGGCCGTCTCGGGACTGGTCAAGTGATGGACCGAGTGGACGGCCGATTCCAGGCCGAAGACACCGAGGGCCAGCGAGAGGCCCATGGCGATCGCGCGGCGGCGCACCGGGCGCGCCGCCACACGCAGCAGGCCGACACCGGCGATGAGCCAGAGCGCTATCCCCCAGACGCCACCCGTCGAGGCGCCCGGCTGAGCCGAGCCCGGGTGAGCCTCCAGGAGCAGTGTCGCCGGATGCGCCATGGCGCGGCTCGATCCGAGTGACAGAGGCAGCGTGACGAACAGGACCAGCACCAACGAGCACCGGTGACGTCGAGACATGGCGCGTTGCGGCTCACTCTGCTCGCCGGTCCGGAGGTTGTCAAGCGCGGCGGGCTCGCCAGCGGCGAGCCCGCCATCAGCACATGCCGTGCTATCGTTTGAGCCGTCGATGACCTCCTCCATGCTCGTGCGCGAGACCCTCTGGCACGTGCCGTTCTTGGCCGCCCTCGTCGTGGCCATCCTGGTGTGGTCGACCGATGCCGGCCAGGCTGCCGAGCCACCTTCGAGGACGGCGATCCTCCAGGAGCTCCGTAGCTTCGCCACCACCGGCAGCGTGCTTTACCTGGCGGCCCACCCGGACGACGAGAACACGCAGGTCATCACCTACATGGCGCGTGGGCGCGGCTACCGAACGGCCTATCTCTCGCTCACCCGCGGCGACGGTGGACAGAATCTGCTCGGCCCCCAGCTCGGCGAGACGCTCGGGGTGGCGCGCACGCAGGAGCTGCTCGCGGCCCGCCGCCTCGACGGAGGACGACAGTACTTCACCCGTGCCAAGGACTTTGGCTACTCGAAGAACGCCGAGGAGACGCTGACCGTCTGGGACCGGCAGGCGGTGGTGGGCGACATGGTGCGGGTGATCCGCGAATTCCGCCCGGACGTCATCATCACGCGCTTCTCTCCGAAGCCCACGCCCACGCACGGCCACCATACCGCCTCCGCCGTCCTCGCCGTCGAGGCCTTCAACCTCGCCGGCGATCCCGCGGCCTTTCCCGAGCAGCTCCGCGAGCTCAGGACGTGGCAGGCACGGCGCATCGTGCACAACGTGGGCCGGGGTCCGAACGCGAATCCGGGGGCGGGCGTGGCCATCGCGGGATGGCCCGCCGACGTGCCGGATGGGCCTGGGGTGGTCAAGATCGATGTGGGCGTCCGGGATCCGGTCACGGGCGAGTCGTTCGCCTCCATCGCCGCGCGCAGCCGGGGCATGCACAAGACACAGGGCTTCGGTATCAACGACCCGCCCGTGAACGAGGGTCCGCGGGTCGAGCCGTTCGTGCTGCTCGACGGCGAGCCGCCGACCAAGGACCTCATGGACGGTGTCGACACGACGTGGAACCGCGTGCCCGGGGGTGCGGAGATCGCCCGGTCGACCGAGGAGGAGATTGCGAGGTTCGACGGCCAGGACGTGCGCGCTCGCCTGCGCGCGCTGCTCGCCATCCGGCGTCGGCTCGCCGCGCTCCCCGCGGATCCCGTCGTGACCGACAAGCGCGAGCAGCTCGACCGGATCATCCAGGCCTGCCTCGGCCTCGAGGTCGACACCGTGGTGGATCGCGCCGAGGCCGTGCCCGGCGAGACTGTGAAGCTACGCCACACGGCCATCGTGCACGCGCCCTTCCCCGTACGCTGGATGGCGGTGCGGTATCCGGCCGCGCATCGAGTGATCGCCAAGACGACCAGCCTGCGCCCGCGTCAGCCCGTCGTACGCGAGACCTCTCAGGCCGTCCCGTTTAACGCAGCGCCGACCCAGCCCTACTGGCTGCGTACGGAAGGTACACCCGGGCTGTTCGAGGTGGACGATCCGTCCCTCATTGGCCGCCCCGAGAATCCGCCCGCCTTTCCGATCGAGTACGTCTTCGACATCGGGGGGCAGACGCTGGTGATCGCGGGCGAGCCGAGGTCCGCCGCGGAGCCCACTCACCTCGCGCGGCGTCCGCTCACCGTCATCGCGCCCGTCTCCCTGCGGTTTCCGGCCGGCGTGCGGCTCTTCGCGCCCGGCGCCGCGCGGCCGGTGACGGTGGAGGTCACGGCCGCCCGTGCGCACGCCGCCGGCACCGTGCAGCTCGACGCGCCCGCCGGCTGGACAGTGACGCCGCCCACGCAGCCGTTCCAACTCGCCACCTCGGGAGAGCATGCGCGCTTCACCTTCACGGTGACTGCCCCGCCCGCGCTCGCGACGGCGCCTCTGGGCGCGAGCGTGGAGATCGACGGCCGCCGCTTCGACCAGCAGCGCGTGGAGGTTCGCTACGAACATCTGCCGCTGCAGCTTCTGCAGCCCCCCGCGCGCGCCAGGGCCGTGTCGCTGGAGCTGGTAACCCGCGGCCACCACGTCGGCTACGTGCCGGGCGCCGGCGACGACGTGCCCGCCGCTCTGGAGCAGATGGGATACGAGGTGACGTCGCTGGCCAGCGCCGACCTCACGCCCCAACGGCTGCGCGGTCTCGACGCAGTCGTCATCGGCATCCGTGCCTTCAACGTGCGGAGGGATCTGGCAGAGCACCTGCCCGCCCTGTTCGCGTACGTCCAGGCGGGCGGCACCGTGGTGGCGCAGTACAACACGCTGGACGGGCTGCGCGACGACTGGCTCGCCCCGTTCCAGCTGCATCTCTCGCGTGAGCGCGTGACGGACGAGCACGCCCCGGTGACGATCCTTGCGCCCGAGCATCCGGTGCTGACCACCCCGAACCACATCACCGCCGCGGATTTCGAGGGCTGGGTGCAGGAGCGCGGGCTCTACTTCCCCGATCGGTGGGACGAGCGCTTCACGGCGATCCTCGCCGCCAGCGATGCCGGCGCGACGCCCCTCAGGGGCGGGCTGCTGGTGGCTCGCCACGGCCAGGGATACTTCGTCTACACGAGCCTGGCGTGGTTTCGCCAGCTTCCCGAAGCGGTCCCCGGGGCGTATCGGCTGTTCGCGAATCTCGTCTCGCTGGGTCGATGAGGCCCACCTCGCGCCGCAACGAGATCGTTGAGGCCGAGGCGCCGGACCTCCCCGGTTTCCGTACCTGGCGCGGCGTCTATTTCTTCGTCTTTGGGTGGTTCCTGCTGCTGCTCCTCCTGCTGACGGTGTTCACCGTGATCTTCGCGTGAACGTCGCCGACTGGGCCGTGTTGCTCGGCACCCTCGTAGGCATCGCCGCCTACGGCGCCTGGCGCACGCGCCACGTGCGAAGCCTCAGCACCTACATGCGCGGCGATGCGGCCATCGGCTGGGGCACGATCGGGCTCTCCGTCATGGCCACTCAGGCCAGCGCCATCACCTTCCTCTCGATCCCCGGCCTGGGCTTCGAGAGCGGCATCGGCTTCGTGCAGAACTACTTCGGCCTGCCTCTGGCCCTGATCATCGTGTGCGCCGTGTTCCTGCCCATGTACCGGCGCCTCAACGTCTTCACGGCCTATCAGTTCCTCGGCCAGCGCTTCGACGAGAAGACCCGCCTGCTCGGGGCCGGCCTCTTTCTCGTGCAGCGCGGCCTCGCCGCCGGCGTGACGATCTACGCGCCCGCCATCATCATCTCCACGGTGCTCGGCTGGCGGCTCGATCTCGTGGTCGTGTTCACGGGGCTGCTCGTGCTGGTGTACACGGTCACCGGTGGCAGCGAGGCCGTCGCGCTGACCCACCGGTGGCAGGTGGCCGTGATCTGGGCCGGTATGGCCACGGCCGTGATCGTGCTCCTGCTCCGGCTGCCCCCCGGCCTCGGACTCAATGGTGCCGCCCATGTGGCCGGCGCCCTGGGCAAGCTGCGGGCGGTGGACTTTTCGCTCGATCCGAGCCGGCGCTACACCGTGTGGACGGGCGTGTTCGGCGGATTGTTCCTGTCGCTCTCGTACTTCGGCACCGACCAGTCGCAGGTGCAGCGGTACATCGCCGGCCCCTCGCTGCGCAATAGCCGCCTGGGTCTGATGTTCAACGCGGTGCTGAAGATCCCCATGCAGTTCGTGATCCTGATGCTGGGCGCGTTCCTCTTCGTCTTCTATCAGTTCGTGCCATCGCCGGTGTTCTTCAACCAGGCGGAGTGGCGACGTCACGCGCAGGACGGCCGGTTCCGCGCCATCGAGGCGAAGTACGCGGACGCGGTGACGCAGAGCCAGTCGGCCATCCGCGGCTGGCTCGAGGCCCGCGCCTCGGAGGACGTCGAGCGGGAGGCGAGCGCGCGCGCCGCCCTGGTCACGGCCAGCGATCGTGCGCATGCCATCCGCGCGGAGGCCAAGTCGGCTCTCGTCGCCGTCGACCCCCGCGCCAAGACCAAGGATTCCGACTACGTCTTCATCACGTTCATCCTGACGCAACTGCCGCACGGCGCCGTGGGCCTGCTCCTGGCGGTGATGTTCTCCGCCGCGCTGTCTTCCACCGCCTCCGAGCTGGCCGCGCTCGGCACCACGACAACGATCGACGTCTGGCGCCACCTCCGCCCGCTCGCCGCCGCCGACGAGGCGCGCAACGTACGCGTGGCGCGGCGCTTCACCCTGCTCTGGGGTGCCGTCGCGGTCGGGTTCGCGCTCTTCGCCGGCTTCGCGGAGAACCTCATCGAAGCCATCAATATCCTGGGCTCGATCTTCTACGGTGTGTTGCTCGGTCTCTTCCTGGTCGCATTTTTCCTCCACTGGGTCGGCGGCACGGCGGTGTTCCTCGCGGCCGCGGCCGCGGAGGCGCTCGTCATCGCGATGTACTTCTCGCTCGATATCGGCTACCTCTGGTACAACCTCATTGGCTGCGCCGTGTGCATCGTCCTGAGCCTGGCCCTGCAGGCGATCCTGCCGTCGCGCGCGCCGGGGGCGGGGGGCCGGGGGACATGAGCGAGGAGCCAGTCATCGCGTTCGGCCAGCAACCCTGCGGTTTCTTTCCGCGGCGGTTTCTCGTGGCCAAGATCCGCACCGCGCGTCGGCTCCAGGCGGAGATCGGCGGGCGCGTCGTCTATTTCTGCCATGACAGTGACCATGATCCGCGCGAGACGCGTACCCTCCTGCGCCATCGCGCCACCGGCCAGCTCGCACACCTGAACTTCGCGGTGGCGGGGAAGCTCCAGCGCAAGTTCGCCCCGCTCTACGTCAAGCGCATCGCCGCGGGATGGCAGGCCAGAACACTGGGGCAGCTCACGAACTACCTGGGCCACGCCGCCATCGACCTGTTCCGCAAGACGGCGGCGGAGACAGTGGCTGACTTCTGCCTCGAGATGTACCGCGGCATGGGCCTCCTCGACGGCGTCGACGTCGTGCGCTCGAGCGACCCCGAGGTGCGGCGCCGTGCCTGCGACGTCGAGGACTTCTTCGTAGACGTGCCGCACGAGGACGCGATCGTGCGGGCCCGCGTGCGCGATGGCTCCCTGTATCTGCACGAGGGCGGAGATTCGTTCGTGACGCTGCCCACGGATGCCGCCGGATTCCGGAAGGAGCAGATCAGCCCCACCCGGGACACCCGGCTCAGGTGGATGCAGTCGGTGATCCACTGCACGCACTACGTGACGGGCGCGGGCGAGCAGGCCTACCTTCGCCCGGAGGAGGCGCCGGAGATCGCCTATGTGCAGCGGGAGGAGATCGAGCGATGGGATGAGGCGTTCACGGAGCTGCCGGGCTGACATGAGACCTGCCCGGACTCCAGGTCGCTGAGATGGCGGCAGACACGCTGCGCGTCGGCATCACGTGCTACCCGTCGGTGGGCGGCAGCGGCGTGCTGGCCACGGCGCTCGGCGAGGAGCTGGCCGCGCGCGGGCACGACGTGCACTTCATTGCCTACGAGCGCCCCTTCCGCCTGCCCTCGGATGCGCCTCGGCTGCACTTCCACCCGGTGGCCATCAACCAATACGAGCTGTTCCGCTTCCCCGACTACACGCTACCGCTGTCCGTGCGCATGGCCGAGGTGAGCCGGGATCATCGGCTCGATGTGCTCCACGTCCACTACGCCGTGCCGCACGCCACCGCGGCCATCCTGGCACGCGCCATGCTCTCCTCGCCCCCGCGGCCTCGCGTCGTCACCACGCTGCACGGCACGGACACCACGCTGCTCGGCCACGACGCGGGCTACGCCCCGGCCATCCAGCACGCCCTGGCCTCCTCGGACGCGGTCACCGCCGTCTCCGAGTCGCTCAAGCAGGAAACGCAGCGGGTGCTCCATTTCGACGGACCGATAGAGGTCATCCATAACTTCTTCGCTCCGCGCCCGGCCAGTCGCTCACGCGAGATCGTCCGCCGCGAGCTAGGCCTCGGCGACGAGGTGCTGGTGGTGCACTCCTCCAATCTGCGCCGGGGCAAGCGTGTCGATCTCGTGCTGGAAGCGGCTGCGCGGGTGCGGCCGCGCGAGGCGTTCCGCCTCCTCATCCTCGCCGGTGAGGCGTTCGCTCCCTTCGCGGGCGACGTGCGCCGCCTGGGCCTGGCCGACCGCGTGATCGTCCGCGAGAAGGTCCACGCCATCGAGGACTATCTGCAGATCGCCGATGTCGGCCTCTACGCCTCCGACGCCGAGAGCTTCTGCCTCAGCCTCCTCGAGGCCATGTGCTTCGGCTGCCCGAGCGTCGCCACCCGGGTGGGCGGCATCCCGGAAGTGGTGGGCGACAACGAGAGCGCCGTGCTGGTGCCCCCTGGGGATGCCGACGCGCTCGCCGGAGCCTTGGAGGCCCTGATCCACGATGAGCCGCGCCGCCGGGCTCTCGGGTGCTCGGCGCAGGCGCGTGCGCGTGCGTGCTTTTCCGCCGAGGTCATCGTGCCGCGCTACGAAGCACTCTACCGCCGGGTGTGTCGGTGACGACCCGTCACGCGCGCGAGGATCGGCCATTTTGGCCTGGAGTGAACGCTGTACAACGAGTCCCGCCAGGAGGCGGTCATGAAAGCTTGGACCTGCGTCTGCGTCGTCTTGCTCGCCCTCGTCGGACCCTCTCTGGTCTCGGCCCAGACCCCAGCCCCGAGTCTGAGCAAGGAGCTCGTCGCGACCTACCAGCGCGCCGCCAAGGAGATCCTCGACATGGCGGAGGCGATGCCCGCCGAGAAATACAGCTACAAGCCGACGCCCGAGATCTCGACCTTCGGCGACCAGCTCGTGCACCTGGCCGGGATCATGCAGCGCTTCGTGGATTCCGCCAAGGGCGCCAAGACGGAAGAGCACCATCACGGCGCCATGACGAAGCCCGAGATCATCGCTCTCCTGAAGAAGTCGTTCCAGAGCGTGGAGGACATGGTCACGCCGCTGAGCGACGCCCAGCTCCTCGAGCCGGTCAAGTTTCCTTTCGGCAATCGCACGGTGACCCGCGCCACCTTCTGGCAAGGGCCGATGTATCAGATCCGCAACCACTACGGCCAGCTCGTGGTCTATGTGCGGATGAATGGGATCGTGCCGCCGGCCAGCGTCAGGAGGTGAGGAGCAGGGAGAGCCGACCTTCGGCGGGAGGCCGCCGCGGGCGCGGCGCCCTCTACTGGATGATCTGGTCCGCCCGGCTCAGCAACGAAGGCGAGATGGTCAGCCCGAGGGCCCGTGCTGTCTTCAGGTTGATGACGAGCTCGAACATGGTGGGCTGCTCCACGGGGAGATCGGCGGGCTTGGCGCCTTTGAGGATCTTGCTCACATAGGCGGCGGCCCGCCGGATCTCATCGTAGAAGTTCACGGCGTACGACATGAGGCCTCCCACCTCGACGAACTGTCGCTCGCCCCACATCGTGGGTATCCGATTCCTGGCCGCGAGGTCGACGAGGAACTTCCGGTGCTCCGTCGTGAGCACGCCGGCCGCCACGAAGAGCGCCTGGGCACGCTCCCGGGTCATCTCGGCAAAGGCCCCTTCGAAATCACCGGGACCACGCACGGGGTGCGGGTGCAGGGCGAGGCCCAGAGGCTTGGACGACTCCTGAAGGCCGGTCCATACCAGCGTGTTGGACTGGTCGGCCGGGTTGTAGAGGATCGCCACGCGGGAGGCCTTGGGAACGATCCCTTTCAGCAACTCCAAGCGCTTGCCGCCCAACGCCGCGCTGATGCTCGTCACCCCCGTGATGTTTCCACCCGGGCGCGCCAGGCTCGTCACGAGGCCCGCGCCCACTGCGTCGGCCACGCCGGCGAAGACGATGGGGATCGTGCTCGTGGTCGTCTTGGCGGCCACGGACGCCGGCGTGCCCGGGGTGATGATGACGTCGAGCTTGAGTTGGACCAGCTCCGCGGCGAGCACGGGTAGCTGCCCGACCTGGCCGCTCGCGAACCGATACTCGATGCTGATGTTCTGGCCCTCGATGTAGCCGAGCTCGCGCAGCCCTTGCCGGAAGGCCTCGAGCTCGGGTGAGGGCCCGGGGGCGCCGTAGAAGAGCAAGCCCACCCGCGGGCCGTTCCCGACCGGCTGCGACTGGGCCGCCATGGGCGCGGCCAGGAGCACGATCCCGGTCCCGTGCAGGAACCTCCGTCGATCCATCATCGAACCGGTGCGGCGGCCGCCCGGAGCCCGCGATGATGCCGCGATACGTTCGTCAATTGCGCGGCGCGCTCCGCGGCGGCACGATGCCGTTGAGACGGAGGTACACGACGAGGTTGCCGTAGTGGTTCATGTTGTCCTGGATCGCTATCAGGATGGCCGACCAGCGCTGGACCTGCTGACCTCCTCTGCCCGCCACCATCTCCAGGGCCTTCTCCTCGGTCAGCCCCTCCCACACCCGCGCCCCGTAGTCGTAGCTCTCCCGGAGCGCCTTCAGGATCTCCGCGCGGCTCTTGAGGCTGTCGAAGCGCGCGTTGCTCTCGAGGGTGTCGCCGGAGACTCTGGAGAAGAACGTGTAATTCTCCCCGATGAGATGGATGAGGGTCTCCCGGGCGGTCCGCACGGCGGGGGTCGGCCGGAAGTCGTACTTGTCTTCGGGCACGCTGTCGGCGATGCCGAGGACCAGGTTGCGGGTGCTCTCCCAGGTGGCCTTCGTCGGGGCCAGGAAGCTCGTGGCCGGGAACCTTGACGGAGCGCCGGGTGGGGGGCCGCCCGGTGTCTGGGCCATCCCCGGAGTCGCCCAGAGAACGACAAGCACGGCAGCCACCGCACGCCGAACGAACGTGTCCTTGGTCATGGGTCACCTCTCGGGTGATGAGACGGCCGCGGGGACGAGGCCCTTTCCCGCGCGTGGCGACGCGATCACACCTACCGTAGATAGCACAGAACGCGCTCGTGGACTCGGCGTCGATAGCTGTGCCGTCGGCTCCCGGGGCGGCCGGTGTCTGAGTCTGGGAGGTTATATCACGGGGACGGGGCCACGCGTGTGCCCGCCGCCGGAGGGGACTGATGTTGCCTACGCTCGCTCGGCGGATCGGACAGCGCCCCGGGACGGGAGTCCCGGAGCGCCGCGCGAAGCTCCGAGCGGACTAGAAGCTGTCGGGGAACTGCTTGACGATCGCCTCGGCGAGCGGGTCGGCGATCATCTGCATGTGGCCGGCGCCGGTGCGCTCGGCGGTGAAGGCGCGACGCTGGTCCTTCGCGGCCTGGGCGTCGATGACGTCCTTGAGCGTCACCACGTGGTGCTTCACCAGATCGGCGACCACCGCCTTGGGCAGGTTCGGGTTCGCGGCCTGCAGGAACGCGCCGAAGTCCTGCGTGTAGCCGATCAGGTCGCTGACCGCCTTGTCCTGCTTGGCGCGGTCGCTACCGGCCACGCCCACCGTGTAGTCCACCACCATGCCGATGTGCTTGCGCCACAGGGGCAGGAAGGCCTTTTCCGCCTCAGGGCCGTAGACCGAGCCGATCGCCTTCGCGACGGCGACCGAATTGGCGTCGAGCGCGTTTGCGGCCGCCTTGAACTCCGCGTCGCGCCCACCGAGCGCCGCGTTGGTGGCGGCCGACGCCAGGTAGACGTGCTCGCGCAGGGCCAGGTTCAGCATGGTGCGCAGCCCGGCGGCCTTCGTGTCGGTGGCGCCCGCGATCTTCCCGGGGAACTGCTTGACGATGGCGCCGGCGAGCGGATCGGCGATCATCTGCATGTGGCCCGCCCCGGTGCGCAGCGCGGTGAAGGCCCGCTCCTGGTCCTTCGCGGCCTGGGCGTCGATCACCGCCTTCAACGTCAGCACGTGGTGCTTCACGAGATCGGCCACCACCGACTTCGGCAGGTTCGGATTCGCCGACTGCAGGAACGCGCCGAAGTCGTCCGTGTAGCCGACCAGGTCGGCCACCGCCTTGTCCTGCTTGGCGCGGTCGCCGGTGGCCGCGCCCACCGTGTAGTCCACCACCATGTCGATGTGCTTGCGCCAGAGCGGGAGGAACGCCTGCTCGGCCTCCGGCCCGTACACCGAGCCGATGGCGCGGGCCAGGTCCACCGAGTTGCCGTCGAGCGCGGCCGCGGCCGCCTCGAACTCGGCCTGGCGACCGGCCAGCGCCGCGTTGGTGGCGGCGGCCGCGAGGTAGACGTGCTCGCTCAGGAGCG is a window encoding:
- a CDS encoding copper resistance CopC family protein, coding for MLLITAATASGHAFPDHSEPRVGHTVDASPPTVRIWFDGAIEPVFSTLRVEDADKRRVDRNDSRVSATDATLLEVGLPSLAPGRYRVFWSVVSRDGHRTEGTFGFRVK
- a CDS encoding sodium:solute symporter; its protein translation is MNVADWAVLLGTLVGIAAYGAWRTRHVRSLSTYMRGDAAIGWGTIGLSVMATQASAITFLSIPGLGFESGIGFVQNYFGLPLALIIVCAVFLPMYRRLNVFTAYQFLGQRFDEKTRLLGAGLFLVQRGLAAGVTIYAPAIIISTVLGWRLDLVVVFTGLLVLVYTVTGGSEAVALTHRWQVAVIWAGMATAVIVLLLRLPPGLGLNGAAHVAGALGKLRAVDFSLDPSRRYTVWTGVFGGLFLSLSYFGTDQSQVQRYIAGPSLRNSRLGLMFNAVLKIPMQFVILMLGAFLFVFYQFVPSPVFFNQAEWRRHAQDGRFRAIEAKYADAVTQSQSAIRGWLEARASEDVEREASARAALVTASDRAHAIRAEAKSALVAVDPRAKTKDSDYVFITFILTQLPHGAVGLLLAVMFSAALSSTASELAALGTTTTIDVWRHLRPLAAADEARNVRVARRFTLLWGAVAVGFALFAGFAENLIEAINILGSIFYGVLLGLFLVAFFLHWVGGTAVFLAAAAAEALVIAMYFSLDIGYLWYNLIGCAVCIVLSLALQAILPSRAPGAGGRGT
- a CDS encoding DinB family protein; its protein translation is MKAWTCVCVVLLALVGPSLVSAQTPAPSLSKELVATYQRAAKEILDMAEAMPAEKYSYKPTPEISTFGDQLVHLAGIMQRFVDSAKGAKTEEHHHGAMTKPEIIALLKKSFQSVEDMVTPLSDAQLLEPVKFPFGNRTVTRATFWQGPMYQIRNHYGQLVVYVRMNGIVPPASVRR
- the bshA gene encoding N-acetyl-alpha-D-glucosaminyl L-malate synthase BshA encodes the protein MAADTLRVGITCYPSVGGSGVLATALGEELAARGHDVHFIAYERPFRLPSDAPRLHFHPVAINQYELFRFPDYTLPLSVRMAEVSRDHRLDVLHVHYAVPHATAAILARAMLSSPPRPRVVTTLHGTDTTLLGHDAGYAPAIQHALASSDAVTAVSESLKQETQRVLHFDGPIEVIHNFFAPRPASRSREIVRRELGLGDEVLVVHSSNLRRGKRVDLVLEAAARVRPREAFRLLILAGEAFAPFAGDVRRLGLADRVIVREKVHAIEDYLQIADVGLYASDAESFCLSLLEAMCFGCPSVATRVGGIPEVVGDNESAVLVPPGDADALAGALEALIHDEPRRRALGCSAQARARACFSAEVIVPRYEALYRRVCR
- a CDS encoding ABC transporter substrate-binding protein, producing the protein MDRRRFLHGTGIVLLAAPMAAQSQPVGNGPRVGLLFYGAPGPSPELEAFRQGLRELGYIEGQNISIEYRFASGQVGQLPVLAAELVQLKLDVIITPGTPASVAAKTTTSTIPIVFAGVADAVGAGLVTSLARPGGNITGVTSISAALGGKRLELLKGIVPKASRVAILYNPADQSNTLVWTGLQESSKPLGLALHPHPVRGPGDFEGAFAEMTRERAQALFVAAGVLTTEHRKFLVDLAARNRIPTMWGERQFVEVGGLMSYAVNFYDEIRRAAAYVSKILKGAKPADLPVEQPTMFELVINLKTARALGLTISPSLLSRADQIIQ
- a CDS encoding copper amine oxidase N-terminal domain-containing protein, producing the protein LLSEHVYLAAAATNAALAGRQAEFEAAAAALDGNSVDLARAIGSVYGPEAEQAFLPLWRKHIDMVVDYTVGAATGDRAKQDKAVADLVGYTDDFGAFLQSANPNLPKSVVADLVKHHVLTLKAVIDAQAAKDQERAFTALRTGAGHMQMIADPLAGAIVKQFPGKIAGATDTKAAGLRTMLNLALREHVYLASAATNAALGGRDAEFKAAANALDANSVAVAKAIGSVYGPEAEKAFLPLWRKHIGMVVDYTVGVAGSDRAKQDKAVSDLIGYTQDFGAFLQAANPNLPKAVVADLVKHHVVTLKDVIDAQAAKDQRRAFTAERTGAGHMQMIADPLAEAIVKQFPDSF
- a CDS encoding DinB family protein, producing MAQTPGGPPPGAPSRFPATSFLAPTKATWESTRNLVLGIADSVPEDKYDFRPTPAVRTARETLIHLIGENYTFFSRVSGDTLESNARFDSLKSRAEILKALRESYDYGARVWEGLTEEKALEMVAGRGGQQVQRWSAILIAIQDNMNHYGNLVVYLRLNGIVPPRSAPRN
- a CDS encoding PIG-L family deacetylase — translated: MTSSMLVRETLWHVPFLAALVVAILVWSTDAGQAAEPPSRTAILQELRSFATTGSVLYLAAHPDDENTQVITYMARGRGYRTAYLSLTRGDGGQNLLGPQLGETLGVARTQELLAARRLDGGRQYFTRAKDFGYSKNAEETLTVWDRQAVVGDMVRVIREFRPDVIITRFSPKPTPTHGHHTASAVLAVEAFNLAGDPAAFPEQLRELRTWQARRIVHNVGRGPNANPGAGVAIAGWPADVPDGPGVVKIDVGVRDPVTGESFASIAARSRGMHKTQGFGINDPPVNEGPRVEPFVLLDGEPPTKDLMDGVDTTWNRVPGGAEIARSTEEEIARFDGQDVRARLRALLAIRRRLAALPADPVVTDKREQLDRIIQACLGLEVDTVVDRAEAVPGETVKLRHTAIVHAPFPVRWMAVRYPAAHRVIAKTTSLRPRQPVVRETSQAVPFNAAPTQPYWLRTEGTPGLFEVDDPSLIGRPENPPAFPIEYVFDIGGQTLVIAGEPRSAAEPTHLARRPLTVIAPVSLRFPAGVRLFAPGAARPVTVEVTAARAHAAGTVQLDAPAGWTVTPPTQPFQLATSGEHARFTFTVTAPPALATAPLGASVEIDGRRFDQQRVEVRYEHLPLQLLQPPARARAVSLELVTRGHHVGYVPGAGDDVPAALEQMGYEVTSLASADLTPQRLRGLDAVVIGIRAFNVRRDLAEHLPALFAYVQAGGTVVAQYNTLDGLRDDWLAPFQLHLSRERVTDEHAPVTILAPEHPVLTTPNHITAADFEGWVQERGLYFPDRWDERFTAILAASDAGATPLRGGLLVARHGQGYFVYTSLAWFRQLPEAVPGAYRLFANLVSLGR